From Triticum aestivum cultivar Chinese Spring chromosome 4A, IWGSC CS RefSeq v2.1, whole genome shotgun sequence, a single genomic window includes:
- the LOC123086360 gene encoding protein GRAVITROPIC IN THE LIGHT 1, with protein sequence MIRPGSKESQIYDNNSQKVYPQPIDETMNQNMDTMDSMIGRIFNNISSLKAAYIQLQEAHTPYDPDKIQTADKLVIDELTRLSELKHTYREKNPKPVAASPQDSRLLSEIQEQQNLLKTYEVMVKKFQSQIQNRDTEITLLQQQIDEAKHRKSKLEKKLKQRGLLNKESEESDEEENYFSIELTPSLFTSAADNAYQSIHDFSKPLINMMKAAGWDLDAAANAIEPDVVYTRRAHKKYAFESYICQRMFSGFHEESFSIKAATASVSNEAFFHQFLAVRAMDPLDVLSQNPDSVFGKFCRSKYLLLVHQKMEGSFFGNMDQRNYVMSGGHPRTAFYQAFLKLAKSIWLLHRLAYSFDPKVRVFQVKKGSEFSEIHMESVVKNMVLDESADRPKVGLMVMPGFLIGTSVIQARVYLSDVKYAD encoded by the coding sequence ATGATCCGACCAGGCTCCAAGGAGTCACAAATTTATGATAACAATAGTCAGAAAGTTTATCCTCAGCCAATTGATGAAACTATGAATCAGAACATGGACACGATGGACAGTATGATTGGAAGGATATTCAACAACATATCCTCTTTAAAAGCTGCATACATTCAGCTGCAGGAAGCTCACACCCCTTATGACCCGGACAAGATCCAAACTGCTGATAAGCTTGTCATAGATGAGCTCACGAGGCTTTCAGAACTCAAGCATACTTACAGAGAGAAAAATCCTAAGCCAGTAGCAGCATCACCTCAAGATTCACGCTTGCTTTCTGAAATACAGGAGCAGCAGAACTTGCTAAAGACATATGAGGTCATGGTGAAGAAGTTCCAGTCACAGATCCAGAATAGAGATACCGAGATTACCCTTTTACAGCAGCAAATCGATGAGGCGAAGCATCGGAAAtcaaagctggagaagaaattgaAACAGAGGGGCTTACTTAACAAAGAATCTGAGGAATCTGATGAAGAAGAGAACTACTTCTCTATTGAGCTGACACCAAGTTTATTTACATCTGCTGCTGATAATGCATACCAATCAATACACGATTTCTCAAAGCCCTTGATCAACATGATGAAAGCTGCTGGGTGGGATCTCGATGCGGCTGCTAACGCAATTGAACCTGATGTAGTTTACACAAGGAGAGCTCATAAGAAGTATGCATTTGAGTCCTATATCTGCCAAAGAATGTTCAGTGGTTTCCATGAAGAGAGCTTTTCCATCAAGGCTGCTACTGCCAGTGTGTCCAATGAGGCTTTCTTCCACCAGTTCCTTGCAGTGCGAGCCATGGATCCTCTTGATGTATTGAGCCAGAACCCAGATTCGGTTTTCGGGAAGTTCTGCAGAAGCAAATACCTgttacttgtgcatcaaaaaatgGAAGGCTCTTTCTTCGGTAACATGGATCAGAGAAACTACGTCATGAGCGGTGGCCATCCAAGGACAGCTTTCTATCAGGCATTTCTCAAGTTGGCGAAGTCCATATGGTTATTGCATAGGCTGGCATACTCTTTCGATCCAAAGGTCAGGGTCTTCCAAGTGAAAAAGGGAAGCGAGTTCTCGGAGATTCACATGGAAAGTGTGGTGAAGAACATGGTCTTGGATGAAAGTGCCGACAGGCCTAAAGTAGGTTTAATGGTGATGCCTGGTTTCTTGATTGGGACTAGCGTCATACAGGCCCGAGTGTACCTTTCAGATGTTAAATATGCTGACTGA